Proteins from a genomic interval of Pantoea deleyi:
- a CDS encoding aldo/keto reductase, with product MKLIQLGTTDLQVSRLCLGCMTYGEPTRGNHAWTLPEASSRPLIQQALDAGINFFDTANSYSDGSSEEILGRALRDFARREEIVVATKVYFPLSNLSQGLSRKNILQSIDDSLQRLGMEHVDLLQIHRWDYDTPLEETLEALHDVVQSGKARYIGASSMHASQFARALQMQSEQGWHRFVTMQDQYNLIQREEEREMHPLCLKEQIAVLPWSPLARGKLTRPWGENTARSASDQVMAKLYDSTEENDAAIAGQLAQVAESKGVTRAQVALAWLLSKPAVTAPIIGASRAEQFADLVKAVDVTLSDEEITLLEEAYQPHQAVGFE from the coding sequence ATGAAACTGATTCAACTGGGTACCACCGATCTGCAGGTTTCACGCCTCTGCCTGGGCTGTATGACCTACGGTGAGCCCACGCGCGGCAATCACGCCTGGACGCTGCCCGAAGCAAGCAGCCGGCCGCTGATCCAGCAGGCGCTGGACGCGGGCATCAACTTCTTCGACACCGCCAACAGCTACTCCGATGGCAGCAGCGAAGAGATCCTGGGCCGCGCGCTCAGGGATTTTGCCCGCCGTGAAGAGATCGTGGTTGCCACTAAAGTCTATTTTCCGCTGAGCAATCTCTCTCAGGGCCTGTCGCGCAAAAATATCCTGCAATCCATTGATGACAGCCTGCAGCGCCTCGGCATGGAGCATGTTGACCTGCTGCAGATCCACCGCTGGGATTACGACACGCCGCTGGAGGAGACGCTGGAAGCCCTGCATGACGTTGTACAGTCGGGCAAAGCCCGCTATATCGGCGCGTCGTCAATGCACGCCAGCCAGTTTGCCCGCGCCCTGCAGATGCAGTCGGAACAGGGCTGGCACCGCTTTGTCACTATGCAGGATCAGTACAACCTGATTCAGCGTGAAGAGGAGCGCGAAATGCATCCGCTCTGTCTGAAAGAGCAGATTGCCGTGCTGCCGTGGAGCCCGCTGGCGCGCGGTAAGCTGACCCGCCCGTGGGGTGAAAACACCGCGCGTTCCGCCTCCGATCAGGTGATGGCGAAGCTCTATGACAGTACGGAAGAGAATGATGCCGCGATCGCCGGGCAACTCGCGCAGGTTGCGGAGAGTAAAGGCGTTACCCGCGCGCAGGTGGCGCTCGCCTGGCTGCTGAGCAAACCAGCCGTCACGGCCCCGATTATCGGCGCGTCGCGTGCGGAGCAGTTTGCGGATCTGGTGAAGGCGGTCGATGTCACGCTGAGTGACGAGGAGATTACCCTGCTGGAAGAGGCTTACCAGCCGCATCAGGCGGTGGGATTCGAGTAA
- the pgpA gene encoding phosphatidylglycerophosphatase A → MSNPWHLLATGFGSGLSPVVPGTMGSLAAIPFWWLMTFLPQDLYSLVVLVGICVGVYLCHRTAKDMGVHDHGSIVWDEFIGMWITLMAIPVNSWQWVAGGFVLFRILDMWKPWPIRWFDRNVHGGMGIMVDDIIAGVIAAVMLYGFGVWLAG, encoded by the coding sequence ATGAGCAATCCCTGGCATCTGCTGGCAACCGGCTTTGGCAGCGGATTAAGCCCGGTGGTGCCCGGAACCATGGGGTCGCTGGCGGCGATCCCCTTCTGGTGGCTGATGACGTTTCTGCCGCAGGATCTCTATTCGCTGGTGGTGCTGGTGGGCATCTGCGTTGGCGTCTATCTGTGCCATCGCACCGCTAAAGACATGGGCGTACACGATCACGGCAGTATTGTCTGGGATGAGTTTATCGGCATGTGGATTACGCTGATGGCGATTCCGGTCAACAGCTGGCAGTGGGTCGCGGGGGGCTTTGTGCTGTTCCGCATCCTTGATATGTGGAAGCCGTGGCCGATTCGCTGGTTTGACCGCAACGTGCACGGTGGAATGGGCATCATGGTGGATGACATCATTGCCGGCGTGATCGCGGCGGTGATGCTTTACGGCTTTGGGGTCTGGCTGGCGGGCTGA
- the thiL gene encoding thiamine-phosphate kinase, with translation MSCGEFELIARYFNRRTRSRRDVELGIGDDCALLSVPEKQTLAISTDTLVAGVHFLRDIHPADLGYKALAVNLSDLSAMGADPAWLTLALTLPQVDESWLSAFSESLFELLEYYDMQLVGGDTTRGPLSLTLAIHGMVPQGRALKRSGAKPGDWIYVTGTLGDSAAGLALLQHHCRISDPVVHEALIKRHLRPMPRILQGQALRSLASSAVDISDGLISDLGHVLKASGCGARLNLEALPLSAALRDHFDPEQVLRWALSGGEDYELCFTVPEVNHGALDVALGHLGVPYTCIGQIAPESDGLTLLDNGKPATFRHKGFDHFETK, from the coding sequence ATGTCTTGTGGTGAATTTGAACTCATCGCACGCTACTTCAACCGCAGAACGCGCAGCCGCCGTGATGTCGAACTCGGCATCGGTGACGATTGTGCGTTACTTAGCGTGCCGGAAAAACAGACGCTGGCGATCAGCACCGATACCCTGGTCGCGGGCGTACACTTCTTACGGGATATCCATCCTGCCGATCTGGGTTACAAAGCGCTGGCGGTCAACCTCAGCGATCTCTCGGCCATGGGGGCCGATCCCGCGTGGCTGACGCTGGCCTTAACGCTGCCGCAGGTCGATGAGAGCTGGCTGTCCGCCTTCAGCGAGAGCCTGTTCGAACTGCTGGAATATTACGATATGCAGCTGGTCGGCGGCGACACCACGCGCGGACCGCTGAGCCTGACGCTGGCGATCCACGGTATGGTGCCGCAGGGCCGTGCCCTGAAACGTTCCGGTGCGAAACCCGGCGACTGGATCTATGTGACCGGCACGCTGGGCGACAGTGCGGCCGGGCTGGCGCTGCTGCAGCATCACTGCCGCATCAGCGATCCGGTGGTGCATGAAGCGCTGATTAAACGCCATCTGCGCCCGATGCCACGTATTCTGCAGGGGCAGGCTCTGCGTTCACTCGCCTCTTCAGCGGTGGATATCTCCGACGGCCTGATCTCCGATCTCGGCCATGTGCTGAAAGCCAGCGGCTGCGGCGCACGCCTGAATCTGGAGGCGCTGCCGCTCTCGGCGGCGCTGCGCGATCACTTCGACCCGGAGCAGGTGCTGCGCTGGGCGCTGAGTGGCGGCGAAGATTACGAACTCTGCTTCACGGTGCCGGAAGTCAATCATGGCGCGCTCGATGTGGCGCTGGGTCACCTGGGCGTGCCTTACACCTGTATCGGGCAGATAGCGCCGGAGTCGGATGGCCTGACGCTGCTGGACAACGGCAAGCCCGCGACATTCCGCCATAAAGGGTTCGATCACTTTGAGACTAAATAA